The region TGGTTGGCAAGATTTGGTTCAACGCTACTCCATTGGCATTGGATACTTTTTAGTATTCACGTATGAAGGGAATTCGTGTTTCGTCATTCATATCTTTAACATGGGTAGTTCTGAGTTAAACTATCAATCCGCCATGAGAGGCCGTAACGAAGGGCCTTGCTATGCAAATTATCATCCTCTTTTTACCGAAATGGAAGATATCGACTCCCTTGAGTTTCTGAGTTCGCCACCTTCAAACCTTACTTCTGGTGTATCGCAAGAGAAGGTTTTTGCTGGATCTGGGGATCAACTAACACCAGGGAAGAATCATACTCCATCGTTGCATAATTTGTTTAATGGCGGGTCTAAACTCAACCGCGTTAACTGGGGAGATATTGATGGTACTCTTTCTTCAACGGTTGCCATTCAGTCAACCAGAGATATAGGTGTTCAGTTCAATGCCAGTGAGTTCAAAAAGTCTACAGAAGAAGTGAAAATCCGCTATTCTAACGAGGAAGGGCTTAATAATAGTGATACTAAGAAAACTTCAAGAAAGAAGCGGAAATCAGATCCGAGTAAGTTCTTTTATCCAGTTTTCTTTCTATTGTCCTATATAGCACTGTCATTTTAGATTGGAGGTGTATCTGTAATTAGTTTTGAGCTGAATCGGAGTAACGGTTGAGGTCTTAAAAATTTCTATTAGATTAACATTTTGGTTCTGCAAAGTTCGTTTTTTTAGGCTCTGTTTGGTTTAGTGCATTtttttcaaaaactttgaatAGGCCTAAGTGCTATATAGCTATGGTCTAGTAATCTCAAAATTTAATTTTCTCATCAATATAGTTTGTGGAACTGTAGGTGCACAGGAAGGGTCTTCTGCTGAAAATGAGGAGGATGCAGATTCGCGCTATCGATTCTATGAAAGTGCGTCTGCAAGAAAAAGAACCGTGACAGCAGAAGAAAGAGAAAGGGCAATTAATGAATCAAAAACATTTGAACCAACTAATCCTTTCTGCCGAGTTGTGCTGCGACCCTCTTATTTATATAGGGGATGTATAATGGTGAGATATTGAATTAATTTATTCTTTATACTTATCCGTAGTCTTCTTCGACATGTCATGTTGCGTACTTAACTCGTGTTTCTGTTTTCCAGTACTTGCCTTCCTCTTTTGCAGAAAACAATTTGAACGAGGTTTCAGGGTTCATTAAACTTCTGGGCCCGACCGGGAAAGAATTTCCTGTCCGCTGCCTATATAGAGGTGGCCGAGCAAAGTTAAGCCAAGGATGGTATGAATTTACAGTAGAGAACAGTTTAGGGGAAGGCGATGTCTGTGTTTTTGAGCTGCTTAGAAGCAGAGAGGTAGTGCTGAAAGTTACTTTGTTTCGTGTATGCGAGGATGAGTCAGGGTTATTCGACCCTTCTACACAGGTGAGCCATAACGTGAGCCATGCAAAACTGCTGAACCCTCACTTGCAGCACCGTGTCAGCACCATGAAACCGGTTAAATATTAGCAGGGAGAGTTAACTCCTCCTGATAGACTATACAATTCTGTCCAGTAGTTTTTACTTCTTCTGAGTGATCCTGGAATTCTCTGGTTTATTCAGTTTGGAACTTTGATGATTTCCATGTCCATAGCCATATTTGAACTTAGTTATGGTAGTTTTGATGTGGATATTTTGTTTTCGACTTGGATTGTAAATAGACTGTTCAATCTATTCAATCATAAACTGAGTCGAAACGCTTGTCCTAGCGCTTTTCTTTTTTGCTGTTGAATAGAACGCATGTCCTGGTGCAGACATTTTGGGTTTAACTTTTTTGTTGGATCTGTTTGTAGTTTCATCTGCATGAATATAATGACTCAGTTACTTAGTTTTTTTTAAGGTGATGGCTAATAGAGTTTTTTCTGGTTTCTGTGAAATTTATCTGTTCATGATTCGTTTATTTTAAGAGAATTGTGATATGATTGATATATGGATATAAATCAACATTGATGATGGCTCTATTCATTATTTGCATATATCAGTAACactatttttttttctttcaaaaagGGGAAAAGTTATAACATTTCGCAAATAAAAATGTGTTTAATATAATATGGCATTTCTTTCAAAATTTGGAAATTAGTTAGAGTTGTGACTGCGTTAGAAAGATTATGAACAACCTCATTTGTTTGTCTCAATATATTTCACATTAGAGTTgttaaaacaaaacaaaacaaaacttAGTTTTAGTTTAAAACAAAAGCTCTTATACAAATATCAATTTCCACTTTGTTGTTCAAAAACGAAAAGGAAGTATCTGCATTACATTTAAATCTCTCTAATGATGACAAAGGTGTTGTTTTAGAATCCTTGGCAGCTTTCTAGGACTAGAATAACTCAGATGCTCTATTAAAATCCATCAGATAAAGTGGCAAAAAGAGAGCAATTCTCATCAGATAAATTTCGAATGATGCTGAAAAAAATCGTAGGTGCCAAATAGAAATACAGTTTCTACATACTTGTCATATCATATTTTTAACCTTCGGTGATACTTGAATTTTCCAGATGAGGTGCCAAGGTCAAGATCTCCTTAGGAAAGTAATGTCAATAAGCTCATGAGTAAACAATATATAAGCACTTCTAATTAAATGATTCTCATTGGTCTCTGGTTTCCAAACCCTCGCATCTTTTGTAACCGAGTTACAAAAGTGGTGTATTATGAAATTTATGAGCACTAATCAGATCAAAGAATGTGTTAGTTATCTGAGAGTTCCGCCTCTTACTATACTGAAATAAAAGACCAACCACAGAAAATAATGTGCTTTGAATAAAAGGGTTCTGCTCTAGGAGTATAAGCCAACCCTGTTAACTAAGAAGAGCTAGCTTGAAAGCAGTAAGATTTTTAATACTCATACCTCCTTTGTTCTTAGGCATTGAAACTTTGTCCCGTGACATACTCCATTAGAAAGAATTCATCATTTTCTCAATATCATCGACGATGAGGAAGGAAGGTAACATAAAAATGCTCATGAAGTAAGTTGGAATAGATTGAAGCATTAATTTGATATGAACTTCTCGACTCTAAGCACTGATCAGTAACACTATTATTGAAAATGAAAGTTCAATTTATACGATATCTTGTCATCACAGACAAGAAACTCTAGTTTTGGTATCCAAGTGCAGGATGATGACTCAGTTCAGCCAGAGATTCAGATTAATATATTAGGTGTTGCTCGGCGTTAGCTCCTAAGAAATCTTCTATGATTTTAGAACTGCGCATTCGGACCGTAATTGTTTGGAAATGTGTGTCTAGATTGCTGAAATTTGTTGGTTGTTTTTGGATGCATATATTCTGATTAAGGTTAAGGTATTGTCACGTCCTTACATTTTCTACATGTGAAAGAATGAATGCTTGTAATTTTCATACAGGTTTTGTCTATCATAAGCCATGCAGCTTCTGTTGAATGAATATGTGTGGAAAAGTTTCAGCAGTTGAACTTTATTAAATTTAAGAGGAAGATTTGAGTTGCGAATATGTTCATCAGGGGTTTGATGAATTGTAAGATGTTGATTTGATGAATCCAGAAAGAAAAATATGGATAATAATCATGAAATGGAGTAAGTGATGTTGTTGCTATGGAATTGAGTATTGTAGAAAAAATAGGCGTTAGGTTATATTAGAGTCCCACATCGAGTGGTTCGGTGAAGAGGGAAAGTGTGATTGCTATAAGAATTGAAGATTACGATGTTACAAATCAATGATTCTTCAGGCAGTAACGGGATGTGATGAGTGGTCGAGTCTTGCACATAATATGCGAGTTGGGTGTCTGCCCCAAGCCTGGTTACGACAATTGGGCACTCTCATTTGATCAATCTGATCCCTATAGCTCCCCCAACCCAATGGGTTAAATCAAGttaaactttatttatttaaatttaagtGGGTTTTTAATGCTTCTTTTATGATTTTTAGCTATTATGTAAATGTACTTAAATTTGAAAAATTATTTTTGGATGGATTCAAGCTTAAGTTAACGTAAATATATCTTAAAGATCTACTTACAATATATTAGAGATGCAGTTTTGGAGAAATTGTGTGTTAAGGGAGATTTTTGAGTGTAATAATTTAAGATGTTTGTTActattttttaatttgaatattATATAAACAACAGGGATAGTTAATATTTAAATATctattttaattattattatcacaatatattaaaataaatatttgatttagtttattaaaataaatatttaatttaaatttaataaaataatattaaattttaaataaataaaaaatttggTTGATATATGGGAATTGGAAGTGAGAAGAGGGAAAGTTACGAGAAAAAAAATTAGGAGGATCAATAAAATCACCATTGTCAAGAATTGAAGCTTAACAATCTAAGGTAAGTGGGGATAAAAACCGTTCTTTTATCCATGAGATGGTAGTGAGGGATCCTTCCTTCTTAGGCTTACTTTTTACCATGTTTTTGATTGAAATTCTTGGTGGTTTGTAATGTTTGTATAATGAGATGATTAGATTGTGATTGTTATATATAAATCCTTGATTATTGTATGGATCTGATGTTATGATGTTTGTCGAATTTTTCTGTCATGATCATGGAATAAGGGTTTTGGGgatatgaacatgatgaacaaaTTATGGGAAATTATAAAGTGATGATGTGTATGTATTTGGTGAATGAATTGTTGATATATGTACATGGTTGATGATGAAAATCCTTGAAAATATTGTGAGAGATGTTTACAGGATGGAAATTGGGTTTGTGATGTGTTAGGGATCGTATTGTTTTAGTCCTTACAAACAATATCATTTTTTAAAAATCTCCTTTGTACGGTTTTAATCATAACTTTTGACTCATGTCACGTTTTAAGGTGGGATTTGACGCGTTGGTTAACTGATAGGCAGTACTACAATTTTGATTCAGGGAGAAAATAACTTTAATGGATTTATCAGAGGGTTACAGTAGGTGTAAAAATATGATGGATATGAATGAAGTTCGTATTAGTAATTTAATCGTTGTGTCACGAATGATTGGTATATGTGTTAATGACGTAACTCGTAGTCCATAAGGGTGAACTACGTATTAGATAAGTGTATTGAGTGATAAATGGTGGACCACAATGTATTATAATATTTGCGTGTGTTAGAAGGAATCATAACGAAGTTCATATCGGTAGATTGTTGTGACATGGTGAATCATTTGAATTGTTTGTTCACTTGTGATTGTGATAATCCAGAAGGGTGGATTATGTTGTGCATGAGTGTAGTTGTGTGATTGATTATGGGTTACGACATGAATAATGACAAGTATGTCagttgcattttttgccatacCATGCATTCATAAATTGTTGAGTTGGTGGAGATAAGTTTAAGTTTGAAGGGGAACGCTAAACTTATCTGAACTTCGAAGGGGAAGTTCGGGATTTCAAATGGGGAATTAGGTTCGTATGATGAACCGTTGATAAAcaattggtaccacatgcattaGGTCGAGTtatggagtctcattgcattttCATTATATCGTGTGGTGTTTAATTGTGGTGAGAATGTGGATTGTGAGTGATTGTGGTGCATTACACATGAATACTATCCTTAGTATGTTATGCACCGATTAATGATATTAATGCATTTCTCACCCCTTTTTTGTTTGT is a window of Lathyrus oleraceus cultivar Zhongwan6 chromosome 6, CAAS_Psat_ZW6_1.0, whole genome shotgun sequence DNA encoding:
- the LOC127091859 gene encoding B3 domain-containing transcription factor VRN1, producing MAPRPTFCKLVLPTTLQSRQLRIPDNFLRKHGAQLSTAATISVPDGTVWRLGLKKVDNKLWFVDGWQDLVQRYSIGIGYFLVFTYEGNSCFVIHIFNMGSSELNYQSAMRGRNEGPCYANYHPLFTEMEDIDSLEFLSSPPSNLTSGVSQEKVFAGSGDQLTPGKNHTPSLHNLFNGGSKLNRVNWGDIDGTLSSTVAIQSTRDIGVQFNASEFKKSTEEVKIRYSNEEGLNNSDTKKTSRKKRKSDPSAQEGSSAENEEDADSRYRFYESASARKRTVTAEERERAINESKTFEPTNPFCRVVLRPSYLYRGCIMYLPSSFAENNLNEVSGFIKLLGPTGKEFPVRCLYRGGRAKLSQGWYEFTVENSLGEGDVCVFELLRSREVVLKVTLFRVCEDESGLFDPSTQVSHNVSHAKLLNPHLQHRVSTMKPVKY